AACGCCCTCAGAAGAAGACAATACGCAGTTCTTCACACAAAAGGTGCGCCCTGTGCTGGCGCAGAATTGCTATAAGTGCCATACCTCCGAGGGTGCCGGTGGGCTACATCTCGACTCACATGCGGGGGTGTTGAAGGGCGGCGAATCTGGTCCTTCCATCGTTCCGGGAGACCCCGAAAAAAGCCTTCTGATTGAAGCGATCCGTCAGACCGGGGATCTCAAGATGCCTCCGAAGGGTGACAAGCTGCCTGACGGCGATATCGCGAATATCGTTGAGTGGGTTCGACGTGGTGGCGTTTGGGACAGCGCAGAACCAACGAAGCCGGTTGTTGCCCTGCTCACCGCGGCCCAGGTGAAGAGCACTCCCGGCGATGATTTCTTCGAGAACAAAGTGCGTCCCGTGCTTGCGACGCAGTGCGGATCCTGCCACCAGGAGCGCACCTCCGGCGGACTTAGTCTGTCGTCACGCGAGGCGCTCCTCAAAGGAGGAGACTCAGGCCCGGCGATTGTGGCCGGCGATCCTGAGAAGAGCCTTCTGCTTACGGCAGTTCACCAGACCGGTTCGCTCAAGATGCCGAAAGGCGGCAAGCTCTCAGCCGGAGATATCGAGACACTTGCGGAGTGGGTCAAGATGGGCGCGCCATGGCCCAAGACCACAGCTCCGGTTCGTATAGCCGGTAAGCAGATCACTCCCGACATGCGCAAGTTCTGGTCATTCCAACCGCTGAAGGACTATCCCGTACCTGTGATCAAAGATCCAGCGCTTAGGTCGTGGGCAAAGACGGACATCGACCGCTTCGTGTTGGCCAAACTCGAAGAAAAGGGGCTCAAACCTGCCCCCATGGCGGATAAACGAACACTCATTCGCCGCGCTACTTTAGATTTGACCGGCCTGCCACCTACCCCTGAAGAGATTGTGGCGTTTGAAAAGGACCCTTCTCCCGACGCCTACGCCAAGGTCGTTGACCGTCTGCTTGCTTCTCCTCGTTATGGCGAACGATGGGGCCGCCACTGGCTCGACGTCGCCAGATATGCGGATGACGACATTCGCGGCCTCGATCCGCGTGGCCGGGGCTACATGCCGTTCGATGGTGCTTGGGTCTACCGCGACTGGGTGATCAAAGCAGTCAATGATGACGTCCCATACGACCGGTTTGTAAAGATGCAGCTCGCGGGAGATCTGCTGTCCAAGCAGCCCACGCCAGATGACTTGAAGGCGACAGGCTTCCTCGGCGGCGCGCCGTGGATCTGGGATCAGGCCGAGCCGATTCAGGGTCGTGCTGACGAACGTAACGAGCGCATCGACGCCGTTACACGAGGCTTCCTTGGTCTGACCGTTGCGTGCGCTCGTTGTCACGACCACAAATACGACCCAATCCTTGCCAAGGACTACTACGCGCTCGGAGGAATCTTCGCGAGCTCTACTTATAAGGAGTACAACTTCGTTCCTGAGTCCGAGGTCGATTTCTGGCGCGAGAAGTTTAAGGAAGCAAACGATAAGGACAAAGCGGCCCAGGACTATACGAAGACTGTCAGCTCGGAACTCGCCAAGGCACTCGCGGCTCAGACCTCTGCGTACATGGTCGCTTCGTGGCAGGTGGCAGGAAAGCCCAAGAAAAAGATCGAGGAGGCTGCGGATGCGGCGCGTCTGGATCCTGAGTTGCTTGATCGTTGGGTCAAGTTCCTGGCGAAGAAGCCAACGTTCTATCCTTACCTCAAAGACTGGCAGCTGATGATCGCCCAGGGCGGCACGGAAGACCAGGCCAAGTTTCTTGGAGACTCCTTCCAGCAGCGCATCCTCGATCTCCTGATCGAGAACAAAGCGGTTGAAGACGAGAATGACAAGATCAAGGCCAAAGCCGGGGTTCCGACCGAACGCGAAAAGGATGTTAAGCCCTCGGACTTTGATACCTACGATCAGTTCTGCCCAGGGTGCACGCTTGAGCTCAAGGTAATGACGCCGGAGAAGGCGAACCTCTACGAAGACCTCTTCATGCGCCAGTTAGGCACAGGAGTCTTCGACGAGCGCGGTGAGCCAGGCCTCTTCGTCTTTCGCGGATGGGATCTGATCCGTCGCCTCGGACCAGCCGAACAAGCTTATTTGTCCACGCTCCAGACTGAGCGGAGCCATGGCGGTTATGTGAAGTCGGTCGGTCAGATTTACCCCTTTGCGCATGGTATGGCCGACAAACCCCAGGCTGTGAGTATTGCTGTGGACCTTCGTGGAAACCCGCACTCGCACGGTGATATTGCGCCTCGCGCCTTCCTCACCGTGCTTGGCTCGCCCGACAAGAAGCCGTACACAGAAGGCAGCGGCCGGCTGCAATTGGCAGACGATATCGTCGCGAGTCCGATCGCCTCGCGGGTTTGGATGAACCGCGTTTGGAAGTGGCACTTCGGCACAGGCATCGTCAACACAGCCGACAACTTCGGCGCGGTTGGCGATCCACCGTCTGATCCAGAACTCCTTGACTATCTCGCGATTCAGTTTCAGAAGAATGGCATGTCGCTTAAGAAGCTTCAACGCATGATCATGCTCTCGGCCGTGTATCAGCAGAGCAGCAAAGAGACACCGGAGGAGCATGTCGCGGACCCTCTCAACCGCTTCTACTCTCATTTTTCTCTGCAGCGTCTCGACGCCGAACAGCTTCGTGATTCCGTACTCTTCGTCGCTGGCGACCTAGACACTAAGGAGTCGAGTGGGCCTTCGACGGAGCTAGGCATCGATAACCATCGGCGCACTGTATACGCCAAGGTGAGCCGTTTCCGTATCGATCCTTTCCTGCAGGCCTTTGATTTTCCCAACCCCACGTTTACTGCAGAGCAGCGCTTCTCTACCAACGTCCCGGTGCAGCGTCTTTACTTTATGAATAACTCCTTCATCTACGCGCAAGCTGGAAAGCTGGCCGAGCGTGTCTACGACAGGGGAGACGACACTGCACGCATTAATGAGGTCTATCGCTTGCTCTTCGGACGAGCACCAACGCCGGCAGAACTGCAGGCGGGACTTGATTTCTTGAAGAACACTCCGGAGAAGCCCGGCTACCTTGTGAATCAAGAACCACTTACCGCGTGGAAGCAATACTCGCGTGTACTCTTCAACTCGAACGAATTTGAATTTTTGAATTAGCAGTACCGATGGTTCTTTGACCCTTTACAGGCAGGTTCCAGGAACCACGAACAAAGGAGACACTCCAATGGCTTGTGAGAAACCAAAACCGATCAATCGCCGTGACGCCCTCCGTTGTATCGGCGGCGGATTCGCCATGATGAGTTTCGCTAGTATGGTCGGCGAATCGCTTGCCCAGGCTGAGATCCTCAATGCAAACACTCCAGGCGCCGCGGCCGCCACAACCACCGCCACCAATCCCTGGATGCTTCGCGACCCCAACTTCAAGCCCAAGGCAAAGCACGTCATCTTCCTGTTCATGAATGGCGGCCTGTCTCACGTCGACAGCTTCGACTACAAGCCGATGCTCGAGAAGTACCACGGCCAGCCGATGCCCGGAGGTGATCTCGGCCACGAACGGAAGACTGGCACACTGATGAAGTCGCCGTTCGAGTTCAAGCGTTATGGCAAGAGCGGGCTTCAGGTTTCGGAGCTCTTCCCGAACGTCGGGGCCTGCGCCGACGATATCTGCGTTGTTCGATCTGTTTTTACGGAGATCCCGAATCACGAGCCCGCGCTTATTATGATGAACACTGGCGCAAATGTCATCGGGCGCCCCTCGATGGGCTCCTGGCTTACGTATGGCCTGGGGACCGAAAACAAGAACCTGCCCGGTTTTGTTGTGCTTTGCCCGCAGGTCCCCACGACCGTAGGTCCGCCGCTCTGGAGCTCGGGATTCCTTCCCGCCGTCAACCAGGCGACCTACGTCACCACCGATACTCGCCAGAAAGATTTCGATCCTTACAAACTCATTCCGAATATTCATAACGACGGCTTCGATATCAAGCAGCAGCGCCACGAGCTGGATCTTGTGAAGAAGCTTGACGAACTCAACGAGACTGAGACTTACGGCCACGGACCAGCGGACCCGCAGCTTGAGGCCACCATTGGTTCAATGGAGACTGCTTATCGCATGCAGACCGAAGCGCCGGATGTGTTCGATGTGCGCAAGGAGAGCGAGGCGACGATCAAGATGTATGGCGAGGGCTCAACGGCACGTGGC
This Tunturibacter gelidoferens DNA region includes the following protein-coding sequences:
- a CDS encoding DUF1501 domain-containing protein yields the protein MACEKPKPINRRDALRCIGGGFAMMSFASMVGESLAQAEILNANTPGAAAATTTATNPWMLRDPNFKPKAKHVIFLFMNGGLSHVDSFDYKPMLEKYHGQPMPGGDLGHERKTGTLMKSPFEFKRYGKSGLQVSELFPNVGACADDICVVRSVFTEIPNHEPALIMMNTGANVIGRPSMGSWLTYGLGTENKNLPGFVVLCPQVPTTVGPPLWSSGFLPAVNQATYVTTDTRQKDFDPYKLIPNIHNDGFDIKQQRHELDLVKKLDELNETETYGHGPADPQLEATIGSMETAYRMQTEAPDVFDVRKESEATIKMYGEGSTARGCLTAARLIERGVRMVQVYYSMGDPWDAHQDIQSHRKNAKDSDQPFAALVKDLKARGLFDETIIVCGSEFGRTPVVELGGAGTHAGRDHNPHGFSMWLAGGGIKGGMTYGATDDFGWKVVDKPVHVHDIHATILYLMGIDHTKLTFRSSGRDFRLTDVSGNVIHDIIA
- a CDS encoding PSD1 and planctomycete cytochrome C domain-containing protein: MHGQEKTLNKVSDKTIAPTPSEEDNTQFFTQKVRPVLAQNCYKCHTSEGAGGLHLDSHAGVLKGGESGPSIVPGDPEKSLLIEAIRQTGDLKMPPKGDKLPDGDIANIVEWVRRGGVWDSAEPTKPVVALLTAAQVKSTPGDDFFENKVRPVLATQCGSCHQERTSGGLSLSSREALLKGGDSGPAIVAGDPEKSLLLTAVHQTGSLKMPKGGKLSAGDIETLAEWVKMGAPWPKTTAPVRIAGKQITPDMRKFWSFQPLKDYPVPVIKDPALRSWAKTDIDRFVLAKLEEKGLKPAPMADKRTLIRRATLDLTGLPPTPEEIVAFEKDPSPDAYAKVVDRLLASPRYGERWGRHWLDVARYADDDIRGLDPRGRGYMPFDGAWVYRDWVIKAVNDDVPYDRFVKMQLAGDLLSKQPTPDDLKATGFLGGAPWIWDQAEPIQGRADERNERIDAVTRGFLGLTVACARCHDHKYDPILAKDYYALGGIFASSTYKEYNFVPESEVDFWREKFKEANDKDKAAQDYTKTVSSELAKALAAQTSAYMVASWQVAGKPKKKIEEAADAARLDPELLDRWVKFLAKKPTFYPYLKDWQLMIAQGGTEDQAKFLGDSFQQRILDLLIENKAVEDENDKIKAKAGVPTEREKDVKPSDFDTYDQFCPGCTLELKVMTPEKANLYEDLFMRQLGTGVFDERGEPGLFVFRGWDLIRRLGPAEQAYLSTLQTERSHGGYVKSVGQIYPFAHGMADKPQAVSIAVDLRGNPHSHGDIAPRAFLTVLGSPDKKPYTEGSGRLQLADDIVASPIASRVWMNRVWKWHFGTGIVNTADNFGAVGDPPSDPELLDYLAIQFQKNGMSLKKLQRMIMLSAVYQQSSKETPEEHVADPLNRFYSHFSLQRLDAEQLRDSVLFVAGDLDTKESSGPSTELGIDNHRRTVYAKVSRFRIDPFLQAFDFPNPTFTAEQRFSTNVPVQRLYFMNNSFIYAQAGKLAERVYDRGDDTARINEVYRLLFGRAPTPAELQAGLDFLKNTPEKPGYLVNQEPLTAWKQYSRVLFNSNEFEFLN